CGGCAAAAACCTTATTAATCCACCCCCCCATGGAATTTGGACAACATATAACAATATTTCCTTATTGGATCGTACCCGCACATGgctcctcttttttacaaagaaattattctatctcttcttcttccttttccttttccttttccttttccttttccttttccccttttccttttccttttccttttccttttccttttccttttccttttccttttccttttccttttccttttccttttccttttttccttttccttttccttttccttttccttttccttttccttttccttttccttttccttttccttttccttttccttttccttttttttttttttccttttccttttccttttccttttccttttccttttccttttcctttttttttttttttttttttccttttcttttttttttccttttcctttttttttttttttttttttttttttttttttctttttttggtattgtACGGAAGTGCTTACCCTCAtgtgtaatgaatataaatggaaaaattcctTTATTCCATTCTTGTTTTCAACTTCCTTACTGATGAtccaaaatgttcattttctttttttaaaaaatttttatctttgtaaTTTCTTTCAACTTaacaatttgtttttctttatttccaattatggacatttaAAAAGTGCTACCAGTTGCGAGAATTTGCGCGGGGGTTCCCGAAGGTGATTCGTCTCCACCCTTCTTTCTTACATTATAGACATCTTAGATATGCAGTTTCatataaaatgcaaaattacacaatgtcttcaaagaagaaagagggaaTGTTGcgtcctttcccttcttttttaccttgaTTATTTAAGTATAATATTAGTCAAAAAGAACtgccaaataaaaaagaagcggcACTAATTTTGTTCCCCTCGGAAAATTAATGGGTACAACACTGCGCAAAGTGTAAcatccatttttgtgttcgtacccccctttttttattccgcATTTTGAGTTCGCTCTTTTGTTGTACAATAAATGAGCTTAAACACAAAGCGCGCAGATATAAATTTGATTAATAAAATGAGGTGTGTACACGTAAACACACGCAACGGACTCGttctgtttccttttccgtgTGCGCATACTAGCTAtgtttttacactttttgtCATTATCACAATTTAAGCGATGAATAATTCATATGTTATGGATATGAATAGAATGAATGTGTAAAGAAGTGTCCCTTTCACAGTTCTTCTGTTACATACGGTAATTCATAATGGCGAAATTTTGTATATAAGCAATGCCTCCCCCCCCacccaagggaaaaaaaaaagaaaataaagcggAATGGCACAATTTAGGTCTTATAAGATGGAATAAATGGGCTCAGTAGAACCATTTGCTCCtgtaattttgtaaaaagagTAAAATCCCCCCCCTTTGTATAACTTGTTCTTATGCTTCCGTCCTGAATGGGGCGCTgacaacttccttcttttactaTATTATTCAAGTAGCTTTAAtaaattgttcatatttcaagttcatttgtatgcataaaataAGGAGGGGAGGTTGTTACCTTAATGAGAAGGATGGACTAGGAATTATTTATGCTCATACAGAACAGAATATACACTATTTGCTCGTATTGCATATTATTCTTGCAATGTGCGCAATACACGAGGTTTTATAGCATATTTCCAGGTTTCGCTTTTATACAGTGCTATGTATGTGAACATGGAATttatatcaaaaaaaaattaattttttagagCAGTACACCCAGGAACCTCAcacaaattataataatataaggagaagtaaagaaggaaggagaaaatcaaaaaagagagaaatatGTACCGCATAACCGACGCGTTTCCTATCACTAACTTACAAACTTGTCAATTTACCATCATTGTATTcgtcatcctcatcgtcgtcatcatcatcatcttcccTTCCGCCTTCCCaccttatgtatatattcaataaattaatatacgTCCCAGGCAAgttacatataaataataatatgtacatattcgTATAGTCTAAATTTTCCAGTGAATTATACTTCATAAAAAGCAAGGTGAGAagaaatacataaatatttaaataaggaggaggaatagAAATTCCGAATGTGCGCTATTATAGAATGTAGTTATAGTGAAAAATTGAAGTAGTATACTCATTTTATATTCATTCCGAAataggggaagaaaacaGAGAAAATACAGGTGTAAGAGTGactatatattatatatgggagaatatacacatataaattaaGGAGGAGAATCTATACCAAAAATttaggaaagaagaaaatgtcaacggtaagaataaatgttataaaacaataagaataaatgtaGATTGTctcatatataagtatatcatgtaaatattataatatattatagtacatatatgcgcAATATAACGCATATGTGCACTATTTATTCTAGGTACAGACAAACTGTTGGTGGGATGGAAGCTCCCAATCTCGATATCAGGAACTAGAGAAGGCAGCAGTGGATAATGGAGCATGTAAAGGTTGCAaccgcacaaaaaaaagcgccTTAGAGCATGCAGTGCAGAGATATGGGAATATGGAGAAGGAAGTTGGGAACATGATGAATGCCTGgtgttatatacatacaaaagaagaaagagaaaggtcTATGTACTGTGACCTCTTTTACTACTGGCTAGGGGAAATCCTCTTCCGTGAAGTGAAGAACGATGCATCCGTCCGCCGGGAAGCTATGGAAAAGATTTATGAGAAGTTGCAgggatggaaaaatatagTCAATTGCACAAAGGCCTTCCCAAAGGTGACAGAAGATGAGTTCAAACGCCTAAAAGCTCTGTATCACTATACACAGGACTACAGtgaggtggaaaaaagaatacgtGAGGAGAATAGTGCATGTGGTgaagaatacaaaaaattccTGAAGGAGGCTAATGATACCTATCGAGACAGAGACTGGAACAACAGGTGTAAGGGCCCGAACAATCGTGGAAGAGAATACTGTACCAAAATTCAAGAGATATTACGTACCGCTGGTGGGGCACCTAAGGACCCATCAGAAATATTACCAGAGTTGAAAGGTAGGCTGACTCCtttagaaagtgaaaaactaAAGGATGCGACTGTAGAAACACCCTCAGGtcaagggaaagaaggaaggaagggaagtgtgcaggaTGGAACAcctaggggtggaaggaagggacttcctaaggaaagaaagaaatacaaGGAGGTGCACTAAAGATTAACGCACCTTGCCCTCGGTTTCAATGATCCATGATTACATAAATGACTAATACcaattattccctttttcagaTAAGGAACAACCTCAAGAGGAAATTCCACCTGCAGAAACAACACAAGACGAAGCAGTACCATTAACGGCACCCACACCaccaacaacaataacaccAACGTCGACCCCTGCAGCACCGCCACATGTAGAAACAACATCTGAAGCAACAACacctgcagaaggaacaacatctGAAGGAACAACCCCATCAGCACCAGAACCTGAAGGAACAACACCTGAAGAAACTGCTACACCAGCTCCTGTAGAGAAAATTCCAGCTAAAACACCAGTGAACAGCTTCCATGGTAAAGGTGATTCCAGGGGAAACCAAAATGGTGCAGAACCACCCGTTTTGGCACCGGAAGTCCAAACAACACAGCGCGTTACTACGGAAGCTCAAACAACACAACTCGAAGTAACGGAAACTTGGACATCTGAAGAGAGTAGTAACACTGCTGTAGATCTAAGCATAGGTGTTACGGAGGGTATAACTATCCCAACCACTCCTATTTTATTTGCTACATGGGTTGTGACAGTATTTATCTCAATTGTCGTTCTCCTGTGCAAGGTAAAATTGCTATTGTACAAATTCCTGTATGAATAGTACCATATAATTACATTATtctctttaaaaaaggggggggaagatgcaaaaaataagttaTTATTCGTGCGTAATACATGCTTaccacctcttccttttacccccattctttcttttttcttcagta
This region of Plasmodium coatneyi strain Hackeri chromosome 3, complete sequence genomic DNA includes:
- a CDS encoding KIR-like protein, producing the protein MSTTNCWWDGSSQSRYQELEKAAVDNGACKGCNRTKKSALEHAVQRYGNMEKEVGNMMNAWCYIHTKEERERSMYCDLFYYWLGEILFREVKNDASVRREAMEKIYEKLQGWKNIVNCTKAFPKVTEDEFKRLKALYHYTQDYSEVEKRIREENSACGEEYKKFLKEANDTYRDRDWNNRCKGPNNRGREYCTKIQEILRTAGGAPKDPSEILPELKGRLTPLESEKLKDATVETPSGQGKEGRKGSVQDGTPRDKEQPQEEIPPAETTQDEAVPLTAPTPPTTITPTSTPAAPPHVETTSEATTPAEGTTSEGTTPSAPEPEGTTPEETATPAPVEKIPAKTPVNSFHGKGDSRGNQNGAEPPVLAPEVQTTQRVTTEAQTTQLEVTETWTSEESSNTAVDLSIGVTEGITIPTTPILFATWVVTVFISIVVLLCKYTSLFCGKKKQSPKSKRRKRRSTIEDELNTSLACSDSATEYFTEGSSIASSTTVDGSAVEVDSMEDNDMEDVSSSSLYSTAS